A section of the Malania oleifera isolate guangnan ecotype guangnan chromosome 2, ASM2987363v1, whole genome shotgun sequence genome encodes:
- the LOC131148593 gene encoding elongation factor 1-beta 2-like yields the protein MAVTFSDLHTEAGLKSLEEYLAGKTYVSGGHLTKDDIKVYAAVLQKPGDAFPSVSRWYDCVSTHLASSFPGKAVGVRVGGQAGPVEAAPAQAAKDAPADDDDDLDLFGDETEEEKKAAEEREASIKASSKKKESGKSSVLMDVKPWDDETDMKKLEEAVRSVEMPGLLWGASKLAPVGYGIKKLQIMLTIVDDLVSVDGLIEDYLLAEPANEYIQSCDIVAFNKI from the exons ATGGCCGTCACCTTCTCAGATCTCCACACAGAGGCGGGCCTCAAGTCTCTTGAAGAGTACCTCGCAGGCAAAACCTATGTCTCTGG GGGTCATCTCACGAAGGATGATATAAAGGTTTACGCAGCTGTGTTGCAGAAACCTGGGGATGCTTTCCCCAGTGTCAGCCGGTGGTACGACTGCGTTTCAACGCATCTAGCTTCGAG CTTCCCCGGAAAGGCTGTTGGGGTTAGAGTGGGAGGCCAAGCTGGACCAGTTGAAGCTGCTCCAGCTCAAGCAGCTAAG GATGCTCCTGCAGATGATGATGACGACCTTGATCTCTTTGGAGATGAGACAGAAGAGGAAAAGAAGGCAGCAGAAGAGCGGGAGGCATCTATTAAAGCATCCTCCAAGAAGAAAGAGA GCGGTAAGTCGTCTGTTCTTATGGATGTGAAGCCATGGGATGACGAGACCGACATGAAGAAGCTGGAAGAGGCTGTCCGCAGTGTTGAAATGCCCGGTCTCTTGTGGGGAGCAT CAAAACTGGCTCCGGTTGGTTACGGGATAAAGAAACTGCAGATAATGCTAACCATTGTTGATGATCTCGTGTCAGTGGATGGCCTAATAGAGGACTATCTCTTGGCTGAGCCTGCCAACGAGTATATTCAGAGCTGTGACATTGTTGCTTTCAACAAGATTTGA